The following are from one region of the Hippocampus zosterae strain Florida chromosome 9, ASM2543408v3, whole genome shotgun sequence genome:
- the LOC127607306 gene encoding uncharacterized protein LOC127607306 isoform X2 produces MPPKREAGAIPSPTPGKMLKINTVPLEAGPMEELAESTYSPFLNTEEFEGIEDVESPGIRTDTISLLMKIEQLQAQLKYERRCRILAERELRDMKEMNTLMVEMRHTAHDLRATLDHILQGGDPMMATHNSQEDGISFLSEHEADIVAVGDKPEDSNNYMYLAENLRVPRSLYEHVGEIADFKKYTGALLMMLFDRETLATHSLQGRRNAMSGDECPKPQLPPEILRSIIEHVAVKFGVDRSQIKTAIRTKLNNEDKLLKKRMGLVKVEHKADVSLPDNASI; encoded by the exons ATGCCACCTAAGAGAGAGGCGGGGGCGATTCCATCCCCGACGCCGGGAAAGATGCTAAAGATCAACACGGTCCCACTGGAGGCTGGTCCAATGGAGGAGTTGGCCGAGTCCACTTACTCTCCTTTTCTCAACACCGAG GAATTTGAGGGGATTGAAGACGTCGAGAGTCCAGGCATCCGAACAGACACAATCAGCCTGCTGATGAAGATAGAACAGCTGCAGGCCCAACTCAAATATGAACGCAGGTGTCGAATTCTGGCTGAGAGAGAGCTGAGGGATATGAAAG AGATGAACACCCTAATGGTGGAGATGCGACACACGGCTCACGACCTCCGAGCCACACTGGACCACATCCTCCAAGGCGGCGACCCGATGATGGCCACACACAACTCTCAAGAAGATGGCATCTCCTTCCTGTCGGAGCACGAGGCTGACATCGTAGCAGTAGGCGACAAGCCAGAG GACAGCAACAACTACATGTACCTCGCCGAAAACCTCCGGGTTCCGAGGAGTCTTTACGAGCATGTGGGCGAAATTGCAGACTTCAAGAAATACACCGGAGCGCTGCTCATGATGCTTTTTGACAGAGAGACCCTGGCCACACACTCGCTGCAGGGCCGCAGGAACGCTATGAGTGGGGACGAATGCCCCAAGCCCCAGCTCCCACCTGAGATCCTCAGGAGTATCATCG AGCATGTGGCGGTCAAGTTTGGCGTGGACAGAAGCCAGATCAAGACGGCTATCCGGACCAAGTTGAACAATGAGGACAAATTGCTGAAGAAGAGAATGGGCTTGGTGAAAGTGGAACACAAAGCCGACGTATCTCTGCCCGACAACGCGTCAATATGA
- the LOC127607306 gene encoding uncharacterized protein LOC127607306 isoform X1 encodes MPPKREAGAIPSPTPGKMLKINTVPLEAGPMEELAESTYSPFLNTEQEFEGIEDVESPGIRTDTISLLMKIEQLQAQLKYERRCRILAERELRDMKEMNTLMVEMRHTAHDLRATLDHILQGGDPMMATHNSQEDGISFLSEHEADIVAVGDKPEDSNNYMYLAENLRVPRSLYEHVGEIADFKKYTGALLMMLFDRETLATHSLQGRRNAMSGDECPKPQLPPEILRSIIEHVAVKFGVDRSQIKTAIRTKLNNEDKLLKKRMGLVKVEHKADVSLPDNASI; translated from the exons ATGCCACCTAAGAGAGAGGCGGGGGCGATTCCATCCCCGACGCCGGGAAAGATGCTAAAGATCAACACGGTCCCACTGGAGGCTGGTCCAATGGAGGAGTTGGCCGAGTCCACTTACTCTCCTTTTCTCAACACCGAG CAGGAATTTGAGGGGATTGAAGACGTCGAGAGTCCAGGCATCCGAACAGACACAATCAGCCTGCTGATGAAGATAGAACAGCTGCAGGCCCAACTCAAATATGAACGCAGGTGTCGAATTCTGGCTGAGAGAGAGCTGAGGGATATGAAAG AGATGAACACCCTAATGGTGGAGATGCGACACACGGCTCACGACCTCCGAGCCACACTGGACCACATCCTCCAAGGCGGCGACCCGATGATGGCCACACACAACTCTCAAGAAGATGGCATCTCCTTCCTGTCGGAGCACGAGGCTGACATCGTAGCAGTAGGCGACAAGCCAGAG GACAGCAACAACTACATGTACCTCGCCGAAAACCTCCGGGTTCCGAGGAGTCTTTACGAGCATGTGGGCGAAATTGCAGACTTCAAGAAATACACCGGAGCGCTGCTCATGATGCTTTTTGACAGAGAGACCCTGGCCACACACTCGCTGCAGGGCCGCAGGAACGCTATGAGTGGGGACGAATGCCCCAAGCCCCAGCTCCCACCTGAGATCCTCAGGAGTATCATCG AGCATGTGGCGGTCAAGTTTGGCGTGGACAGAAGCCAGATCAAGACGGCTATCCGGACCAAGTTGAACAATGAGGACAAATTGCTGAAGAAGAGAATGGGCTTGGTGAAAGTGGAACACAAAGCCGACGTATCTCTGCCCGACAACGCGTCAATATGA